Proteins found in one Luteimonas chenhongjianii genomic segment:
- the recC gene encoding exodeoxyribonuclease V subunit gamma, with the protein MQALPVGDFRLYHSNALDVLAGLMAAELRSPAPGQSLLAPDIVLIPQVAMRRWLQATLAAAHGVAANLEFLTPGEFVRRALDANPMPGQPGDEELDAATLRWHLYAALRDPGFMAQPALGALSAHVGSDDPLRAWALAGELAGVFEKYQAWRRDWLLRWEGGADADDPQALLWRRVSRQRMHRARRIQGYLDRFEAAGAPLPLGLPARLFAFATLNVSPDVLRVLATQARVGTLHFYVPSPTREYWGDLQRARPGESADLPPENPLLQAWGAAGRDFMAVLGSYEVVHPAGEIAAHVDPDTRGPQGGLLQRLQSDLFHRRASSGAPLRAAVDRSDASLQVHACHTRLRELQVLHDQLQAMFDPDSPQGRRFDPPLQPREVAVLAPDIDPYIPYLDAVFGGRGGDDGAGGQALPYALADASPLAGEPLAEVFVRLLALPVARFGLNETLDLLASPPLAEAAGLDAAAFDRLHAWLGAAGARWGLDAAHRARFDAPADDAYTWAFALDRLLLGHASGSEAPIHATSGQPVAPLPDLEGSALDALDTLVRLLRVLARSARDLGEALTPDAWRTRLLELLDALLPRTPGAPATQRALDRLRTLIDAFASDARRAGFDAPVPPEAVRAHFAGVLGEADTRAPLLTGGISVGRMVPMRLLPFRAICLLGMNDGDFPRRDPAAGLNRLTAELGSAHRRVGDRSTRDDDRFLFLQLFAAAQDVFYVSFQGADPRDGSAREPSVLVTELLAAADAQHAPDAGAAEALVVRHPLQAFAPAAFGAGDEPRRFSYRRAWWPAASTPTQRRHPLAPWFDGAPLSPLAAEDSLSLDTLRRFFQAPAEAFLRQRLGLRLAEVEAPDGDIEPLLAPGRGLEKQRLQRAVFEAGLRGDDDATTQALLRARGLLPSGPLGRRTLEAVRGEVDPYVTAFRDWRGDAQADAPRLEIDLDVPGQGALRLHGRLGDAYPHGIVRLRFDAPNGGSTIRNGLDWLLAEAAGIDVPMVQFHDDSELGVGPHLRRRMAKEEARGALSQLVGLRAHGLRAPLVFAPASGWALYSAATLEKGLEAAARTWRGSDRGWSEGGGEALRLALRGRDPFSDEATRIAFVEQTMTVYLAVAAGQRYDGTDLDALRAIAAGLDMEDDE; encoded by the coding sequence CCGCGACACTGCGCTGGCACCTCTATGCCGCCCTGCGCGATCCCGGCTTCATGGCCCAACCCGCGCTCGGCGCCTTGTCGGCGCACGTCGGCAGCGATGACCCCTTGCGCGCATGGGCGCTTGCCGGGGAACTGGCCGGAGTGTTCGAGAAGTACCAGGCCTGGCGCCGCGACTGGCTGCTGCGTTGGGAAGGCGGCGCCGACGCCGACGATCCGCAGGCGCTGCTGTGGCGCCGCGTGTCGCGGCAGCGCATGCACCGCGCGCGGCGCATCCAGGGCTACCTGGACCGTTTCGAAGCTGCCGGCGCGCCCTTGCCGCTGGGCCTGCCGGCGCGGCTGTTCGCGTTCGCCACGCTCAACGTCTCGCCCGACGTGCTGCGCGTGCTGGCCACCCAGGCGCGCGTGGGCACGCTGCACTTCTACGTGCCCTCGCCCACGCGCGAGTACTGGGGCGATCTGCAGCGCGCGCGGCCCGGCGAGTCGGCCGACCTGCCGCCGGAGAACCCGCTGCTGCAGGCCTGGGGCGCGGCCGGGCGCGACTTCATGGCCGTGCTCGGCAGCTACGAAGTGGTGCATCCGGCCGGCGAGATCGCCGCGCATGTCGATCCCGACACCCGCGGCCCGCAGGGCGGCCTGTTGCAGCGGCTGCAATCCGACCTCTTCCACCGCCGCGCGTCGTCGGGCGCGCCGCTGCGCGCGGCCGTCGACCGCAGCGATGCCAGCCTGCAGGTGCACGCCTGCCACACCCGCCTGCGCGAACTGCAGGTGCTGCACGACCAGCTGCAGGCGATGTTCGATCCGGACTCGCCGCAGGGCCGCCGGTTCGATCCGCCGCTGCAGCCGCGCGAGGTCGCGGTGCTGGCGCCGGACATCGATCCCTACATTCCATATCTCGACGCGGTGTTCGGCGGCCGCGGGGGCGACGACGGCGCTGGCGGGCAGGCACTGCCCTACGCGCTGGCAGACGCCAGCCCGCTGGCAGGCGAACCGCTGGCCGAGGTCTTCGTGCGGCTGCTGGCCCTGCCGGTCGCACGCTTCGGGCTCAACGAAACCCTCGACCTGCTGGCGAGTCCGCCGCTGGCCGAAGCGGCCGGACTCGATGCCGCGGCCTTCGACCGCCTGCACGCCTGGCTCGGCGCGGCCGGGGCGCGATGGGGTCTGGATGCCGCGCACCGCGCGCGCTTCGACGCGCCGGCCGACGACGCCTACACCTGGGCGTTCGCACTCGACCGCCTGCTGCTCGGCCACGCCAGTGGCAGCGAAGCGCCGATCCACGCCACCAGCGGGCAGCCGGTCGCCCCATTGCCGGATCTCGAAGGCAGTGCGCTCGACGCGCTCGACACGCTGGTGCGGCTGCTGCGCGTGCTCGCGCGCAGCGCACGCGATCTTGGCGAAGCGCTGACGCCCGACGCCTGGCGCACGCGCCTGCTGGAACTGCTCGACGCGCTGCTGCCGCGCACCCCGGGCGCGCCCGCCACGCAGCGCGCGCTCGACCGCCTGCGCACGCTGATCGACGCATTCGCCAGCGATGCACGGCGCGCCGGATTCGACGCGCCGGTGCCGCCGGAAGCGGTGCGCGCGCATTTCGCCGGCGTGCTGGGCGAGGCCGACACGCGTGCGCCGCTGCTGACCGGCGGCATCAGCGTCGGCCGCATGGTGCCGATGCGCCTGCTGCCGTTCCGCGCGATCTGCCTGCTGGGCATGAACGATGGCGACTTCCCGCGCCGCGATCCGGCCGCCGGCCTCAACCGCCTGACCGCCGAGCTCGGCAGCGCGCACCGGCGCGTCGGCGACCGCTCCACCCGCGACGACGACCGCTTCCTGTTCCTCCAGCTGTTCGCCGCCGCGCAGGACGTGTTCTACGTGAGTTTCCAGGGCGCGGACCCGCGCGACGGCAGCGCGCGCGAGCCCTCGGTGCTGGTCACCGAACTGCTGGCCGCGGCCGACGCGCAGCACGCGCCCGATGCCGGCGCGGCCGAGGCGCTGGTCGTGCGGCATCCGCTGCAGGCCTTCGCCCCGGCCGCGTTCGGCGCGGGGGACGAGCCGCGCCGCTTCTCCTATCGCCGCGCCTGGTGGCCGGCCGCTTCGACGCCGACGCAGCGCCGGCATCCGCTGGCCCCCTGGTTCGATGGCGCGCCGCTGTCGCCGCTGGCAGCCGAAGACAGCCTGTCGCTGGACACGCTGCGGCGCTTTTTCCAGGCGCCGGCGGAGGCCTTCCTGCGCCAACGCCTGGGCCTGCGGCTGGCCGAGGTGGAGGCGCCCGATGGCGACATCGAGCCGCTGCTCGCGCCGGGCCGCGGGCTGGAGAAGCAACGCCTGCAGCGCGCGGTCTTCGAGGCCGGCCTGCGCGGTGACGACGATGCGACCACACAGGCGCTGCTGCGCGCGCGCGGCCTGCTGCCGTCGGGGCCGCTCGGACGCCGCACGCTCGAAGCGGTGCGCGGGGAGGTGGATCCCTATGTCACCGCGTTCCGTGACTGGCGCGGCGACGCGCAGGCGGACGCGCCGCGACTGGAGATCGATCTCGACGTGCCCGGCCAGGGCGCGCTGCGCCTGCACGGCCGCCTCGGTGATGCATATCCCCACGGCATCGTCCGCCTGCGCTTCGATGCGCCCAACGGGGGCTCGACGATCCGCAACGGGCTGGACTGGCTGCTGGCGGAAGCGGCCGGCATCGACGTGCCGATGGTGCAGTTCCACGACGACAGCGAGCTCGGTGTCGGACCGCACCTGCGCCGGCGCATGGCGAAAGAGGAGGCACGCGGCGCGCTGTCGCAGCTGGTGGGCTTGCGCGCGCACGGCCTGCGCGCGCCGCTGGTGTTCGCCCCCGCCAGCGGCTGGGCGCTCTACAGCGCAGCGACACTGGAAAAGGGCCTCGAAGCCGCGGCCAGGACCTGGCGCGGCAGCGACCGCGGCTGGAGCGAGGGCGGCGGCGAGGCTCTGCGCCTCGCACTGCGTGGTCGCGATCCCTTCAGCGACGAGGCCACCCGGATCGCGTTCGTCGAGCAGACGATGACGGTCTACCTCGCCGTCGCCGCGGGGCAGCGCTACGACGGTACCGATCTCGACGCGCTGCGTGCGATCGCCGCCGGTCTCGACATGGAAGACGACGAATGA
- a CDS encoding UvrD-helicase domain-containing protein: MTVTADPYLSLPLDGVRAIEASAGTGKTFTLATLVVRLVVERGLRIGQILAVTFTEAATQELRSRIRARLVLAADLVGAAADADATPEATLTRAVIAAHLEQGSESAAALQRRLRAAADEIDLAAIFTIHGFCARVLRDHALESGQGFDAPELMADDTTLREAIAADLWRAHGAEADAADDLLGLWPGGHTALAGDLSPLVRERVLRPALAELPDDPAPRLRRAGAALREAVIAQGDDFRAALLAAIEGKVLHGGSYRAEWIGALFDALRSWCDACDDAAPFSHAKLANLARDTLQARTSKSGAGRTPDSSICDAVPAYIDALDDVARFQDARRVELLHRLRDDARSRVARFKQQQRLQTYDDLIDRVADAVEGPQADALVAKLRAQYAVALVDEFQDTDARQWRIFDRTFGAASDRLHGQTPALFVIGDPKQAIYGFRGGDVETYLDARSTAQAAPPLASNFRSRPGVLRAIAALYGQAQRAHDAAPDKVVPPFVDPRIAFFEVTPGGVRQDTDFLRGGLPAPALTLWQAPPSDAVDAKGKQKPHSATRSRELATQACVAAIHAVLSDARNGRATIEGRPVQPGDIAVLVRSHAEATRIRGALAQVGIPAVAAGKQSLFATPEARDVHALLLALLHGADDGRLRMALSTVLVGEDAACIAALDEDGAALRAWQLTALGWRDRLQRGGPLALVTALCAEHAGRLLGLLDGERRLTNYLQLAELLQEAQAHALGLHGLVDWLARAIAGASSDDDSQLLRLESDARRVQVVTLHKSKGLEYPLVFLPFAGIGGKPRDAGRHVSVPGDDGRVLHWRLLQKSSGWDDAKTRWGTAQRAEDARLLYVGLTRARHALWTAGGEFYGHDKAAIARMIDTPEALQSVLGDALHVDRSLPPDTLPWLAPETDADVPPARSSARSLASDWWVYSFTQLAGADAGHDPSSASTQPAPGGQDEPATTRDLAPDAGAFDPRFAGARFGVVLHDVLERSDFAAWSNWTPGAAVPASETVIMVERLRAAGYTGEELDDGLDVLTPLVGQTLTVRLPEGVRLADVPGEQRRPEIEFQFALAPTRVDGLLELLHAHGVSAARSGFGLRRRLEGLMTGLIDLTYVHDGRWYVLDYKTNRLPGYGAAQLEEAMAHSEYDLQALIYTVALHRWLRFRLGEAYDYARDFGGARYLFCRGLDASREDAPGLRAWRFAPELVRALDALFAGADAERAA; the protein is encoded by the coding sequence ATGACCGTGACCGCCGATCCCTACCTGAGCCTGCCGCTCGATGGCGTGCGCGCGATCGAGGCCTCGGCCGGTACCGGCAAGACCTTCACCCTGGCGACGCTGGTGGTGCGTCTGGTCGTCGAGCGCGGCCTGCGCATCGGGCAGATCCTCGCGGTGACGTTCACCGAAGCTGCGACCCAGGAACTGCGCAGCCGCATCCGGGCGCGACTGGTGCTGGCGGCGGATCTCGTTGGCGCTGCCGCCGACGCCGACGCAACGCCGGAAGCCACGCTGACGCGCGCGGTGATCGCCGCGCATCTCGAACAGGGCAGCGAATCGGCCGCGGCACTGCAACGACGCCTGCGCGCGGCGGCCGACGAGATCGACCTCGCGGCGATCTTCACCATCCACGGCTTCTGCGCGCGGGTGCTGCGCGACCATGCGCTGGAATCGGGCCAGGGCTTCGATGCGCCCGAGCTGATGGCCGACGACACCACGCTGCGCGAGGCGATCGCCGCCGACCTGTGGCGCGCGCATGGCGCCGAGGCCGACGCGGCCGACGATCTGCTCGGTCTGTGGCCGGGCGGGCACACCGCGTTGGCCGGCGACCTCTCGCCACTGGTGCGCGAGCGCGTGCTGCGCCCGGCGCTGGCGGAGCTGCCCGATGATCCGGCGCCGCGCCTGCGCCGGGCGGGCGCCGCCCTGCGCGAGGCAGTGATCGCCCAGGGCGACGACTTCCGCGCGGCGCTGCTGGCGGCGATCGAGGGCAAGGTGCTGCACGGCGGCAGCTACCGCGCCGAGTGGATCGGCGCGCTGTTCGATGCGCTGCGCAGCTGGTGCGATGCCTGCGACGATGCCGCGCCGTTCTCGCACGCCAAGCTCGCCAACCTCGCCCGCGACACGCTGCAGGCCCGCACCAGCAAGTCCGGCGCCGGGCGCACGCCGGACTCGTCGATCTGCGACGCGGTTCCTGCCTACATCGACGCGCTGGACGATGTCGCCCGGTTCCAGGATGCGCGCCGCGTGGAACTGCTGCACCGGCTGCGTGACGACGCCCGCAGCCGCGTCGCCCGGTTCAAGCAGCAGCAGCGCCTGCAGACCTATGACGATCTGATCGACCGCGTGGCCGACGCAGTCGAGGGCCCGCAGGCCGACGCCCTGGTCGCGAAGCTGCGCGCGCAGTACGCGGTGGCACTGGTCGACGAATTCCAGGACACCGACGCGCGCCAGTGGCGGATCTTCGACCGCACGTTCGGCGCCGCCAGCGACCGTCTGCACGGCCAGACGCCGGCGCTGTTCGTCATCGGCGATCCCAAGCAGGCGATCTACGGCTTCCGCGGCGGCGATGTCGAAACCTATCTGGACGCGCGCAGCACCGCGCAAGCCGCGCCCCCTCTGGCATCGAACTTCCGTTCGCGGCCCGGCGTGCTGCGCGCGATCGCGGCGCTGTATGGGCAGGCGCAGCGCGCACACGACGCGGCGCCGGACAAGGTCGTCCCGCCCTTCGTCGATCCGCGCATCGCATTCTTTGAAGTGACGCCCGGCGGCGTGCGGCAGGACACGGACTTCCTGCGCGGCGGCCTGCCCGCCCCCGCGCTGACCCTGTGGCAGGCACCGCCGTCGGACGCGGTGGACGCCAAGGGCAAGCAGAAACCGCACAGCGCCACGCGCTCGCGCGAACTCGCCACGCAGGCCTGCGTAGCCGCGATCCATGCGGTGCTGTCCGATGCCCGCAATGGTCGCGCGACGATCGAAGGCCGCCCCGTGCAACCCGGCGACATCGCGGTGCTGGTGCGCAGCCACGCCGAGGCCACCCGCATCCGCGGCGCACTGGCCCAGGTTGGCATTCCCGCGGTCGCAGCCGGCAAGCAGAGCCTGTTCGCCACGCCCGAGGCGCGCGACGTGCATGCCTTGCTGCTCGCCCTGCTGCACGGCGCCGACGATGGCCGCCTGCGCATGGCGCTGTCGACGGTACTGGTCGGCGAGGACGCCGCGTGCATCGCCGCGCTCGACGAGGACGGCGCCGCGCTACGTGCATGGCAGCTCACCGCGCTGGGCTGGCGTGACCGCCTGCAGCGTGGCGGCCCGCTGGCCCTGGTCACCGCGCTGTGCGCCGAGCATGCCGGCCGCCTGCTCGGCCTGCTCGACGGCGAGCGCCGCCTGACCAACTACCTGCAGCTGGCGGAGCTGCTGCAGGAAGCGCAGGCGCATGCGCTGGGCCTGCACGGCCTGGTCGACTGGCTGGCACGCGCGATCGCCGGGGCGAGCAGCGACGACGACAGCCAGCTGCTGCGCCTGGAGTCGGACGCGCGCCGCGTGCAGGTGGTCACCCTGCACAAGAGCAAGGGCCTTGAATATCCACTGGTGTTCCTGCCGTTCGCCGGCATCGGTGGCAAGCCGCGCGATGCCGGCCGCCATGTCAGCGTGCCCGGCGACGACGGCCGCGTGCTGCACTGGAGACTGCTGCAGAAGAGCTCCGGATGGGACGATGCGAAGACGCGCTGGGGCACCGCGCAGCGCGCCGAGGATGCGCGCCTGCTCTATGTCGGCCTGACCCGCGCGCGGCATGCGCTGTGGACCGCCGGCGGCGAGTTCTACGGCCACGACAAGGCCGCGATCGCGCGGATGATCGACACGCCCGAGGCGCTGCAGTCCGTGCTCGGCGATGCCCTGCATGTCGACCGCAGCCTGCCGCCCGACACCCTGCCGTGGCTCGCACCCGAGACCGACGCAGACGTCCCGCCGGCGCGCAGCAGCGCGCGCAGCCTGGCCAGCGACTGGTGGGTGTACAGCTTCACCCAGCTGGCGGGTGCCGACGCCGGCCATGACCCATCGAGCGCATCGACCCAGCCCGCGCCCGGCGGTCAGGACGAACCCGCAACCACGCGCGACCTCGCGCCCGATGCCGGTGCCTTCGATCCCCGTTTCGCCGGTGCACGCTTCGGCGTGGTGCTGCACGACGTGCTCGAGCGCAGCGATTTCGCCGCGTGGTCCAACTGGACGCCGGGCGCCGCGGTCCCCGCGTCGGAGACCGTGATCATGGTCGAGCGCCTGCGCGCAGCCGGCTACACCGGTGAGGAGCTCGACGACGGTCTGGACGTCCTGACCCCGCTGGTCGGGCAGACGCTGACCGTGCGCCTGCCCGAAGGCGTGCGCCTGGCGGATGTGCCGGGCGAGCAGCGCAGGCCGGAGATCGAGTTCCAGTTCGCGCTCGCGCCCACCCGCGTGGACGGCTTGCTCGAACTGCTGCACGCGCATGGGGTGTCTGCCGCGCGCAGCGGCTTCGGCCTGCGCCGCCGCCTCGAAGGCCTGATGACGGGCCTGATCGACCTGACCTACGTGCACGACGGCCGCTGGTACGTGCTCGACTACAAGACCAACCGTCTGCCGGGCTACGGCGCCGCCCAACTCGAAGAGGCGATGGCGCACAGCGAGTACGACCTGCAGGCGCTGATCTACACCGTCGCCCTGCATCGCTGGCTGCGCTTCCGCCTGGGCGAGGCGTATGACTACGCCCGCGATTTCGGCGGCGCGCGTTACCTGTTCTGCCGCGGACTGGATGCGAGCCGCGAAGATGCACCGGGGCTGCGGGCATGGCGGTTCGCGCCGGAGCTGGTGCGTGCGCTCGATGCCCTGTTCGCGGGCGCAGACGCGGAGCGTGCGGCGTGA